The following coding sequences lie in one Eleginops maclovinus isolate JMC-PN-2008 ecotype Puerto Natales chromosome 21, JC_Emac_rtc_rv5, whole genome shotgun sequence genomic window:
- the enkur gene encoding enkurin, which translates to MSAAVYPRESVYNLIPKEEVHPQKTQRYVSKYRPTVVLEKKSTQDAMRTMGPAKVEVPTPEKFLKKHSKEPKLPENTQKVVRKSCTVRKPAVPARTDIPPMGFHTNRDFIRTATAVPMKPKPTSVDTSKGHKQLLENSGLIPKYIKKKDYGEVPEYLLQRNEEEQRAQEEYDEFVKEQREQGAMKHLSDEERHAVLEGLKKNWDELHHEYQGLSLVTDNLSKKSRRDRLEVAMKQLENDIKLIERFKTIYIPNYK; encoded by the exons ATGTCTGCAGCTGTATATCCCCGAGAAAGTGTCTACAATCTCATTCCAAAGGAAGAGGTTCATCCGCAAAAAACGCAAAG GTATGTGTCCAAGTACAGGCCGACAGTTGTTCTTGAGAAGAAGTCCACCCAGGATGCAATGAGGACGATGGGACCAGCAAAAGTAGAGGTACCAACTCCGGAGAAGTTCCTCAAGAAGCATTCAAAAGAGCCCAAATTACCTGAAA acacacagaaagtgGTTCGTAAGAGCTGCACTGTGAGGAAACCAGCTGTTCCTGCAAGGACAGACATCCCCCCTATGGGCTTCCACACCAATAGAGACTTTATAAGGACAGCTACAGCGGTGCCAATGAAGCCCAAGCCTACATCTGTGGACACCAGTAAGGGACACAAGCAGCTCCTTGAGAATTCAGGACTTATCCCCAAATACATCaagaaaaag GATTATGGAGAAGTTCCTGAGTATCTGCTGCAGCGCAATGAAGAAGAGCAGAGAGCTCAGGAGGAGTATGACGAGTTTGTGAAAGAACAGAGGGAGCAGGGAGCCATGAAACATCTGTCTGATGAGGAGAGACATGCCGTCCTGGAG GGCCTGAAGAAGAATTGGGATGAGCTGCACCATGAGTACCAGGGCCTGTCACTGGTCACAGACAACCTGTCCAAGAAGTCCCGCAGGGATCGTTTAGAGGTGGCAATGAAGCAGCTAGAGAATGACATCAAACTCATTGAGAGGTTCAAGACCATCTACATACCCAATTACaaataa
- the LOC134883750 gene encoding threonine synthase-like 1: protein MGLLNALRAVRCYLSPLSTSKSWFSTKASLLGDRNILLMGAPGAGKTSVGRIVAHRLGLPVIDVDDDVLETTWKMPVAAKLAAVGGERFLEEEGKALCNFSASGCVVSLTGSNPLHTAAMQHIKESGLVIFLDVDSEDIIQRLTRMKVNRIVGQETGTSMRDILHYRKQFYERWLDMRVLCGTGDTVEEVAEKVLKAMERYQNHVSETFVSTRSDSVDSKTFFSDVVVEGLATDGGLYVPKNGFPNIDAREWVRLVHKSYPERALMLLEKCIHPLDVPALDLRTMIFKAYGSNFSSEEIAPVKHLTNNQYIQELFHGPTASFKDLALQLMPQLFAYCLPQMCNYLILVATSGDTGSAVLSGFSSLSGSDTHRTGVLVFFPEEGVSEIQKLQMTSYREGNARAVSILSDFDFCQRSIKRMFGEAGLTGHIAVEYSTVLSTANSINWARLLPQVVYHASAYLDLCRDGVIKFGEPIDVCIPSGNFGNAMSAVYAKQMGIPIRKIICASNHNRIITDFITTGEYDLRARPLALSHSPAIDILKSSNMERFIHHVSDGDSLLVKELFTRLDRQQHFKVPEPLLGRIQQEVLAGWCSEEDCLAAIHSVHTHTGYLMDTHTAVAKVVADRLQDASCPMVLCSTAHYGKFAPAVFKALQIQNIPEDPVEQLKMLGSSASRPGIHRDLMKCLQESSRKEHTVCQADYGALVEEVDNMIQKSFLKVM, encoded by the exons ATGGGTCTACTGAATGCACTCAGAGCTGTCAGATGCTACCTGAGTCCTCTTTCAACATCAAAATCATGGTTTTCCACCAAAGCCTCTTTGCTGGGAGACAGAAACATCCTGCTCATGGGTGCCCCTGGAGCAGGGAAGACCTCAGTGGGGAGGATAGTTGCCCACAGACTGGGACTGCCTGTCATCGACGTTGATGATGATGTCTTGGAGACGACATGGAAGATGCCTGTGGCTGCAAAGCTGGCAGCAGTAGGCGGAGAGCGTTTCCTGGAGGAAGAAGGCAAGGCTCTGTGTAACTTCTCTGCCTCAGGCTGTGTTGTTTCCCTGACAGGCTCCAACCCTCTGCACACTGCAGCGATGCAGCACATCAAAGAGTCTGGACTGGTCATCTTTCTGGACGTGGACAGTGAAGACATCATACAGAGACTCACCAGGATGAAAGTGAACAGGATCGTGGGACAGGAGACAGGGACTTCCATGAGGGACATTCTGCATTACAGGAAACAGTTTTATGAGAGATGGCTTGACATGCGGGTGCTGTGTGGAACAGGGGACACAGTGGAGGAAGTAGCAGAGAAGGTGTTGAAAGCTATGGAGAGATATCAGAACCACGTTTCAGAAACCTTTGTATCAACCAGGAGTGACAGCGTGGATTCAAAAACATTCTTTAGTGATGTGGTAGTGGAGGGTCTGGCCACAGATGGAGGACTCTATGTTCCTAAAAATGGCTTCCCAAACATTGATGCTCGTGAATGGGTGAGATTAGTTCACAAGTCATACCCAGAACGAGCATTAATGTTACTTGAAAAGTGCATACACCCATTAGATGTCCCTGCTTTGGATTTAAGAACAATGATATTTAAGGCATATGGGTCAAACTTTTCTAGCGAGGAAATAGCACCTGTAAAACATCTCACCAACAATCAGTATATTCAGGAGCTTTTTCATGGCCCCACTGCCTCATTTAAAGACCTCGCCTTGCAGCTAATGCCGCAGCTCTTCGCTTACTGCCTCCCACAGATGTGCAACTACCTTATTCTGGTAGCTACTTCTGGAGACACAGGAAGTGCGGTGCTCAGTGGCTTCAGCAGTCTTAGtggctctgacacacacaggacCGGGGTGCTGGTGTTTTTTCCAGAGGAAGGCGTGAGCGAGATTCAGAAGCTTCAGATGACGAGCTACAGGGAGGGCAACGCCAGGGCCGTCAGCATCCTCTCAGACTTTGACTTCTGTCAGAGAAGCATAAAGAGGATGTTTGGGGAGGCCGGGCTGACGGGTCACATTGCTGTAGAGTACAGCACCGTCCTCAGCACCGCAAACTCCATCAACTGGGCCCGACTGTTGCCACAG GTGGTGTACCATGCCTCAGCCTATCTGGATCTATGCAGAGACGGAGTCATCAAGTTCGGGGAGCCCATTGATGTTTGCATCCCCTCTGGTAACTTTGGCAACGCCATGTCTGCTGTCTACGCCAAGCAGATGGGGATCCCGATCAGAAAGATCATCTGTGCGTCCAACCACAACCGCATCATTACAGACTTTATCACCACAGGCGAGTACGATCTCCGGGCGCGGCCTCTGGCGCTCTCCCACTCACCTGCCATAGATATCCTGAAATCCTCCAACATGGAGAGGTTTATCCACCACGTTTCGGACGGAGACAGCCTACTTGTCAAGGAGCTGTTCACACGCTTAGACAGACAGCAGCACTTTAAGGTTCCTGAGCCTCTTCTTGGCAGGATTCAGCAGGAAGTGCTGGCTGGCTGGTGCTCTGAGGAAGACTGCTTGGCCGCCATCCATagcgttcacacacacacaggctacctcatggacacacacaccgCCGTGGCTAAAGTGGTAGCTGATAGGCTGCAGGACGCTTCATGCCCCATGGTGCTTTGTTCCACCGCTCACTATGGGAAATTTGCTCCCGCTGTGTTCAAAGCAttacaaatccaaaatattccAGAGGATCCTGTTGAGCAGCTGAAGATGCTCGGGTCCTCTGCATCCAGACCTGGAATACACAGAGACCTGATGAAGTGCCTGCAGGAAAGCAGCAGGAAGGAACACACTGTGTGTCAGGCAGATTATGGTGCGTTAGTTGAAGAAGTGGATAACATGATACAGAAGTCCTTTTTGAAAGTTATGTAG
- the apodb gene encoding apolipoprotein Db: protein MSAIYLLLLLAPLVSAQTYHWGPCPNPKVQPNFKLQQYLGKWYEIERLPASFERGKCIEANYAVRKDSTIQVLNSGFYKGKVEATEGTAVIPDPREPAKLGVGFSYFAPYGTYWVVTTDYTSLTVVYSCTDILRLFHFDYAWILGRSRFLPAETVRYAKELLIKEGVDLSKMTATDQTGCKDN from the exons ATGTCTGCCatctacctcctcctcctgctcgcTCCACTGGTGTCAGCACAGACCTATCACTGGGGTCCCTGTCCCAATCCCAAAGTGCAGCCCAACTTCAAGCTTCAACAG TATTTGGGCAAGTGGTATGAGATCGAGAGGCTGCCTGCCTCCTTCGAGAGAGGGAAGTGCATCGAGGCAAACTACGCCGTGAGGAAGGATAGTACCATTCAGGTGCTGAACAGCGGATTCTA taaAGGCAAGGTGGAAGCAACAGAAGGGACAGCAGTGATTCCAGACCCCAGAGAACCTGCCAAACTTGGAGTTGGCTTCTCTTATT TTGCTCCTTACGGCACCTACTGGGTTGTGACCACTGACTACACCAGCTTGACCGTTGTGTACTCTTGCACGGACATTTTACGATTGTTCCACTTCGACTACGCCTGGATCCTTGGACGCTCACGCTTCCTGCCAGCGGAGACTGTGAGGTATGCCAAAGAGCTGCTGATCAAAGAAGGGGTGGACCTGTCCAAGATGACGGCCACAGATCAGACGGGCTGCAAGGATAACTAG
- the otos gene encoding otospiralin: MNSISLHGFTNLLQEGKMKLLVWLGALLCLFACHLSEARVIPEGVPYEEPPAIPYWPYSTSDFWNYIEYFRSIGAYNHINEMARAFFAHQHLGDTLGYETNEGHEH, from the exons ATGAACAGCATCTCTCTGCACGGCTTCACAAACCTTTTGCAG GAAGGAAAGATGAAGCTCTTGGTATGGCTTGGTGCGCTCCTCTGCCTCTTTGCCTGTCATCTCAGTG AGGCCAGAGTCATCCCTGAAGGAg TGCCATATGAAGAACCACCAGCCATTCCCTACTGGCCCTACTCCACCTCTGACTTCTGGAACTACATTGAATACTTCAGATCTATCGGCGCCTACAACCACATCAACGAAATGGCCCGGGCCTTCTTTGCCCACCAGCACCTCGGAGACACCCTGGGATATGAGACCAATGAGGGCCATGAACACTGA